One Maledivibacter sp. genomic window carries:
- a CDS encoding GTP-binding protein, whose protein sequence is MAKAKFERNKPHVNIGTIGHVDHGKTTLTAAITMTLQNRYQ, encoded by the coding sequence AAAAGCTAAATTTGAAAGAAATAAGCCCCATGTAAACATAGGAACAATAGGACACGTAGACCATGGTAAAACAACACTTACAGCAGCGATCACAATGACATTACAAAACAGATACCAA